The Listeria sp. PSOL-1 genome includes a region encoding these proteins:
- the pflB gene encoding formate C-acetyltransferase → MVKAWEGFKGTEWQDTINIGKFVQDNYTPYSGDESFLSESTPRTAKLNEKINQLVDEMDAKGGVLDMDNKIVSNVASHKAGYVDENLEVVVGLQTDKPFKLAFMPNGGLRTAEQCLKENGYEVDQEMHDFFLNNRPTANDGIFRAYTADIKRARHSHIVSGLPDAYSRGRIIGLYQKPALYGVDRLIADKQADLQQIPITSDENIRLREEIWLQIKALKDLIALGNEYGLELGRPAENAQEAVQWTYMGYLASIKQANGAASSFGRVPIFLDIYIQRDLERGIITELDAQELIEQLTLKLRMVRFARTKGYNELYASNPTFVTTSMAGMGADGRHRVTKTDYRFLHCLDNLGNSAEPNLTVLWDARLPEEFKTYCMKMSVKHSSIQYENDKLMQEEGYGDMQCISCCVSPLNPEADKEKGETHNLQYFGARVNVLKCLLGAINGGRDDLHKEERVFNVVEPITSEYLDYDEVLEKFDVAMDWLTDTYVDAMNIIHFMTDKYNYESMQMALLPTKVTANMGFGICGFANVVDSLSAIKYAKVKTIRDEDGFVYDYNVEGDFPRYGENDDRADDLAVMVLKMFKEKLDSHKLYKDSEATVSILTITSNVAYSKQCGNSPVHKGPEFDENGVMTREPEFFSPGANPSNKAKGGFLDNLASLTKIPFHYANDGISLTIQGAPKLFGKTAEEQSHNLVGILDGYFEKGGQHINLNVLNHDEVVAKIKAGIPVILRISGYCLNTKDLNDEQKMELCERMFHEKLVG, encoded by the coding sequence ATGGTCAAAGCATGGGAAGGTTTTAAAGGAACCGAATGGCAAGATACGATCAATATTGGTAAATTCGTACAAGATAACTATACACCTTATAGTGGTGACGAAAGCTTCTTATCTGAAAGCACTCCTCGCACAGCGAAACTAAATGAAAAAATTAATCAACTTGTCGACGAAATGGATGCTAAAGGCGGCGTTCTTGACATGGATAACAAAATTGTTTCCAATGTCGCATCTCACAAAGCTGGTTATGTTGATGAAAACCTTGAAGTGGTAGTAGGCCTGCAAACCGATAAGCCATTTAAACTAGCATTCATGCCAAATGGTGGGCTTAGAACTGCAGAACAATGTTTAAAAGAAAATGGCTATGAAGTAGATCAAGAAATGCATGATTTCTTCCTAAATAACCGCCCAACAGCTAACGATGGTATTTTTCGCGCTTATACCGCCGACATCAAACGCGCTCGCCACTCTCATATCGTAAGTGGTTTACCAGACGCCTATTCTCGAGGTCGAATCATTGGCCTTTACCAAAAACCAGCACTGTACGGCGTTGATCGCTTAATCGCTGACAAACAAGCAGACTTACAACAAATCCCAATAACTTCTGATGAAAACATTCGCCTTCGCGAAGAAATCTGGTTACAAATCAAAGCATTAAAAGATTTGATTGCTTTAGGAAATGAATACGGCTTAGAGCTTGGACGTCCAGCTGAAAATGCACAAGAAGCAGTTCAATGGACTTATATGGGCTATCTTGCTTCTATCAAACAAGCGAATGGTGCAGCAAGTTCATTCGGACGGGTCCCTATTTTCTTAGATATCTATATCCAGCGCGATTTAGAACGCGGAATTATCACTGAACTTGATGCACAAGAATTAATTGAGCAATTAACGCTCAAATTAAGAATGGTACGTTTCGCACGTACAAAAGGATATAACGAACTCTATGCTTCCAATCCAACATTTGTTACAACTTCTATGGCTGGTATGGGCGCTGATGGTCGTCATCGTGTAACAAAAACTGATTATCGTTTCTTACACTGCCTAGATAACTTAGGCAACTCTGCTGAACCAAATCTAACAGTACTTTGGGATGCGCGTTTACCTGAAGAATTCAAAACTTATTGCATGAAAATGAGCGTTAAGCACTCTTCTATTCAATATGAAAATGATAAATTAATGCAAGAAGAAGGCTATGGCGATATGCAGTGTATCAGCTGCTGCGTAAGCCCACTAAACCCAGAAGCAGATAAAGAAAAAGGCGAAACACATAACCTACAATACTTCGGAGCTCGTGTTAACGTACTAAAATGCCTACTCGGAGCTATTAATGGCGGCCGTGACGATCTTCATAAGGAAGAACGTGTATTTAATGTTGTTGAACCGATCACATCAGAATATCTAGATTACGATGAAGTCCTAGAAAAATTTGATGTTGCAATGGATTGGCTAACTGACACCTATGTTGATGCCATGAATATTATCCATTTCATGACAGATAAATATAATTATGAAAGTATGCAAATGGCCCTACTTCCAACAAAAGTAACAGCTAACATGGGATTTGGAATTTGTGGTTTTGCAAATGTAGTAGATAGCTTAAGTGCGATTAAATATGCAAAAGTAAAAACAATTCGTGACGAAGATGGTTTTGTTTATGACTATAATGTAGAAGGAGATTTCCCTCGTTATGGTGAAAATGATGATCGCGCTGATGATCTTGCTGTTATGGTTCTTAAAATGTTTAAAGAAAAACTTGATTCACACAAGCTATATAAAGATAGCGAAGCAACTGTATCAATCTTAACCATCACATCAAATGTAGCTTACTCTAAACAATGTGGTAATTCACCTGTTCATAAAGGCCCTGAGTTCGATGAAAACGGAGTAATGACTCGCGAACCTGAATTCTTCAGCCCAGGTGCAAATCCTTCAAATAAAGCAAAAGGTGGTTTCTTGGATAATTTAGCAAGTCTGACTAAAATTCCATTCCATTACGCAAATGATGGTATTTCCCTAACAATCCAAGGTGCACCAAAACTATTTGGTAAAACAGCGGAAGAACAATCACACA
- a CDS encoding nitrate reductase subunit alpha: MKYRKKGLRFFNRTEKFNGNWTILEEKSRAWEKMYRNRWSHDKVVRTTHGVNCTGSCSWKVFVKNGIITWENQATDYPSCGPDMPEFEPRGCPRGASFSWYEYSPLRIKYPYIRGRLFRMWQNALKQHPNPVAAWASIVEDPEKAQAYKSARGKGGQVRVSWEDAYVLIAAMLTYTIKKYGPDRIAGFTPIPAMSMISYAAGSRFITMLGGEMLSFYDWYADLPPASPQIWGEQTDVPESSDWYNAGYIMMWGSNVPLTRTPDAHFMTEVRYKGTKVVAVAPDYAENVKFADNWLAPNPGTDAALAQAMTHVILKEFYVERQEELFINYAKKYTDMPFLLLLDESEQNGLIPGRFLRIADLGIPSENSDWKTCIIDASTDEIIVPNGTIGARYEEEKKWNLSLEAEDGHQIDPALSVSCGQYQKVQFPYFDEKGNGVFERTIPVREITLADGTKRFVATVFDVMLSQYGIARYENDPLAAKGLDDATSEYTPAWQEKITGVKASIVTQIAREFAQNALDTDGRSMIIMGAGINHWFNSDTIYRSILNLVILTASQGRNGGGWAHYVGQEKCRPIEGWQTVAFAKDWQGAVRQQNATSFWYFATDQWKYEEMENDALKSPLGKPLRYQHPADYNVLAARLGWLPSFPQFDKNSLIFAQESPNKSSEELIADLVEDLKTEKVKFAVEDPDNPVNFPRGLFVWRSNLISSSGKGQEYFMKHLLGTTDNLLSTANDEFKPEEVVWRDEEVRGKLDLLVTLDFRMTATPMYSDVVLPAATWYEKTDLSSTDMHPFVHPFNPAISPLWESKSDWNIFKGLAQTFSAMAKHAFKQPERDIVMLPLGHDSKMEISQSYGEIKDWKKGEIAAIPGKTMPTFQVVERDYTQIYDKFITLGPNLTTGKVGAHGTQFSVAGEYEDLKTINGVYTDDTIKNGKPIIENEKQVADAILTISSATNGKVAVRAWQSAEEATGTQLADLAKDREAEKITFQSITVQPREVIPTPVFTGSNTNGKRYSPFTTNIERLVPFRTLTGRQQFYIDHELFMQYGETLPIYKPTLPPKVFATRDAEVTETEKTITLRYLTPHGKWNIHSMYQDNQHMLTLFRGGPNVWLNHEDAEKAGIDDNDWLEVYNRNGIVTARAVISHRIPVGTMFMYHAQDKHVNVPGNVITGTRGGSHNSPTKIHVKATQMVGGYAQLSYGFNYYGPIGNQRDLYVAVRKLKEVDWLED, encoded by the coding sequence TTGAAATATAGAAAAAAAGGCTTGCGTTTTTTCAATCGCACCGAAAAATTTAATGGCAATTGGACAATACTAGAAGAGAAAAGTAGAGCCTGGGAAAAAATGTACCGCAATCGTTGGAGTCACGACAAAGTAGTGCGCACAACACATGGAGTGAACTGTACTGGATCGTGTAGTTGGAAAGTGTTTGTAAAAAACGGCATTATTACTTGGGAGAATCAAGCAACTGATTATCCAAGTTGTGGCCCAGATATGCCAGAATTTGAACCGCGTGGTTGTCCACGTGGTGCGAGCTTTTCTTGGTATGAATATAGCCCGCTGAGAATTAAATATCCGTATATTCGCGGTCGTCTTTTCCGGATGTGGCAGAATGCTTTAAAGCAGCATCCTAATCCTGTGGCTGCTTGGGCGAGCATCGTTGAAGACCCTGAAAAAGCACAAGCATATAAATCAGCGCGAGGAAAAGGTGGTCAAGTCCGTGTTTCTTGGGAAGATGCCTATGTTTTAATTGCAGCAATGCTCACTTACACAATTAAAAAATATGGTCCCGATCGTATCGCTGGTTTTACTCCAATTCCAGCAATGTCAATGATTAGCTATGCTGCTGGTTCGCGTTTTATTACAATGCTTGGCGGGGAAATGCTCAGTTTTTATGATTGGTATGCTGATCTTCCACCTGCTTCTCCGCAAATTTGGGGTGAGCAAACTGATGTGCCAGAATCAAGCGATTGGTATAATGCTGGCTATATCATGATGTGGGGATCAAATGTCCCGCTTACCCGTACACCAGACGCTCATTTTATGACAGAAGTTCGGTATAAAGGTACGAAAGTCGTTGCAGTGGCACCAGATTATGCTGAAAATGTAAAGTTTGCTGATAACTGGTTAGCACCTAATCCAGGAACTGACGCGGCATTAGCACAAGCGATGACACATGTTATTTTGAAAGAATTTTACGTAGAACGTCAAGAAGAACTATTTATCAATTACGCTAAAAAATATACGGATATGCCCTTTTTATTGTTACTCGATGAAAGCGAACAAAACGGGCTTATACCAGGCCGTTTCTTGCGTATTGCAGACTTAGGTATTCCATCTGAAAATAGCGATTGGAAGACGTGTATTATTGATGCCTCAACCGATGAAATCATTGTGCCAAATGGAACAATTGGTGCACGCTATGAAGAGGAGAAGAAATGGAACTTATCTCTTGAAGCAGAAGATGGGCATCAAATTGATCCAGCACTGTCTGTTTCTTGTGGCCAATATCAAAAAGTACAATTTCCTTATTTTGATGAAAAAGGAAATGGCGTTTTTGAGCGTACGATTCCAGTACGTGAAATTACGCTAGCAGATGGGACAAAGCGTTTTGTTGCAACAGTTTTTGACGTTATGTTAAGCCAATATGGTATTGCTCGTTATGAAAATGATCCATTGGCAGCAAAAGGTCTAGATGATGCTACTAGCGAATATACACCGGCTTGGCAAGAAAAAATCACAGGCGTGAAAGCAAGTATTGTCACACAAATTGCTCGTGAATTTGCCCAAAATGCTTTAGATACAGACGGACGTTCGATGATTATCATGGGTGCGGGGATCAATCACTGGTTCAACAGCGACACGATCTACCGTTCTATTTTAAACCTTGTTATCTTAACAGCTTCACAAGGAAGAAATGGCGGCGGCTGGGCGCATTATGTTGGACAAGAGAAATGTCGTCCAATTGAAGGCTGGCAAACTGTGGCTTTTGCGAAAGACTGGCAAGGTGCTGTTCGCCAACAAAATGCAACGAGTTTCTGGTATTTTGCAACAGATCAATGGAAATATGAAGAAATGGAAAATGACGCTTTAAAATCGCCACTTGGAAAACCTCTAAGATATCAGCATCCCGCTGATTATAACGTGCTTGCTGCGCGCCTTGGCTGGTTACCATCATTTCCACAATTTGATAAAAATAGTTTAATCTTTGCACAAGAAAGCCCTAATAAAAGTAGTGAAGAGCTCATTGCTGATTTAGTAGAAGATTTAAAGACAGAAAAAGTAAAATTTGCCGTAGAAGACCCAGATAATCCTGTAAACTTCCCACGAGGATTGTTTGTATGGCGCTCTAACCTCATTTCTTCAAGCGGAAAAGGACAAGAATACTTCATGAAACATTTGCTTGGAACAACAGATAATTTACTTAGCACAGCAAATGATGAATTTAAACCAGAAGAAGTTGTATGGCGTGATGAGGAAGTACGCGGCAAGCTTGACTTACTTGTTACACTGGATTTTAGAATGACTGCAACACCAATGTATTCTGATGTCGTTTTACCAGCAGCTACTTGGTACGAAAAAACAGACCTATCAAGCACGGATATGCATCCATTTGTACATCCATTTAATCCAGCGATCAGCCCGCTTTGGGAGTCAAAATCAGATTGGAATATTTTTAAAGGTTTAGCACAAACCTTTTCAGCCATGGCAAAACATGCATTTAAGCAGCCTGAACGAGATATCGTTATGCTCCCACTTGGACACGATTCAAAAATGGAAATCTCGCAAAGCTATGGTGAAATTAAAGATTGGAAAAAAGGTGAAATTGCAGCTATTCCTGGGAAAACAATGCCTACCTTCCAAGTCGTTGAACGCGATTATACGCAAATTTATGATAAATTTATCACACTTGGCCCAAATCTTACTACTGGAAAAGTTGGCGCACACGGAACCCAATTTTCTGTTGCTGGCGAATATGAAGATTTGAAAACGATCAATGGGGTTTACACCGATGATACAATTAAAAATGGGAAGCCAATCATTGAAAATGAAAAACAAGTTGCTGATGCCATTTTAACAATTTCTAGTGCAACAAATGGAAAAGTTGCTGTTCGCGCTTGGCAAAGTGCAGAAGAAGCAACCGGCACTCAATTAGCTGATTTAGCAAAAGACCGGGAAGCAGAAAAAATTACGTTCCAAAGTATAACCGTACAGCCACGTGAAGTTATTCCAACACCTGTATTTACCGGATCAAATACCAATGGAAAACGCTATTCACCATTTACAACCAATATCGAACGATTGGTACCATTTAGAACATTAACTGGGAGACAACAATTTTATATCGATCACGAATTATTTATGCAATACGGCGAAACACTCCCGATTTATAAACCAACTTTACCACCAAAAGTATTCGCTACGCGTGATGCCGAAGTTACAGAAACTGAGAAAACAATCACATTGCGCTATTTAACACCACATGGAAAATGGAATATCCATAGTATGTACCAAGATAATCAGCATATGCTCACATTGTTCCGTGGTGGTCCAAATGTTTGGTTAAATCATGAAGATGCTGAAAAAGCTGGAATTGATGATAATGACTGGTTAGAAGTTTACAATCGCAATGGAATTGTTACCGCTCGTGCAGTGATTAGTCACCGTATTCCTGTTGGGACAATGTTCATGTATCATGCGCAAGACAAACATGTTAATGTCCCAGGAAATGTAATTACTGGAACACGCGGTGGAAGTCATAATTCGCCAACAAAAATTCATGTGAAAGCAACACAAATGGTTGGTGGTTATGCCCAGTTAAGTTATGGATTCAACTATTACGGGCCAATCGGTAACCAACGCGATCTTTATGTCGCTGTTAGAAAATTGAAAGAGGTGGACTGGCTTGAAGATTAA
- the narH gene encoding nitrate reductase subunit beta, protein MKIKAQIGMVMNLDKCIGCHTCSVTCKNTWTNRPGAEYIWFNNVETKPGIGYPKRWEDQEHYKGGWKLNRKGNLELKAGSKLNKIALGKIFYNPDMPELKDYYEPWTYDYDQLFTREEKKNQPVARPKSVISGRHMEIEWGPNWEDDLAGAPKTLPQDPNMKKIETEIKSNFETAFMAYLPRLCEHCLNPACVASCPSGAMYKRDEDGIVLVDQEACRGWRYCMSGCPYKKVYFNWKTNKAEKCTFCFPRVEAGLPTVCSETCTGRIRYLGVMLYDADRVKEAAETKNEQELYEAQLDLFLDPNDPAIIKQARLDGIAEDWLEAAQNSPVYKMAKEYKIAFPLHPEYRTMPMVWYVPPLSPIMNYFEGKDSVNNPDMIFPAIEEMRLPVDYLASILTAGNQEVIKAALKKMAMMRLYMRAVSSGKEFDDEKLARVNLTKKETQKMYRLLAIAKYEDRFVIPLNHREEQIDMYSAQGSTGYENDACTGCSLASEHAPILEAQANGKDPQEIYEESFYGGIWRD, encoded by the coding sequence TTGAAGATTAAGGCACAAATTGGGATGGTCATGAATCTGGATAAATGTATCGGTTGTCACACATGTAGTGTAACTTGTAAAAACACGTGGACAAATCGCCCAGGTGCTGAATATATTTGGTTTAATAATGTTGAAACAAAGCCAGGCATTGGTTATCCAAAACGCTGGGAAGACCAAGAACATTATAAAGGGGGATGGAAACTAAACAGAAAAGGCAACCTAGAACTTAAAGCTGGTTCTAAATTAAATAAAATTGCTTTAGGTAAAATTTTCTATAACCCTGATATGCCTGAGTTGAAAGATTACTACGAACCATGGACTTATGATTACGATCAACTATTTACACGAGAAGAAAAGAAAAACCAGCCCGTTGCTCGTCCTAAATCTGTTATTTCTGGGCGTCACATGGAAATCGAATGGGGTCCTAACTGGGAAGATGATCTTGCAGGCGCACCAAAAACTCTACCACAAGATCCAAATATGAAAAAAATTGAAACAGAAATTAAATCTAATTTCGAAACAGCTTTTATGGCTTATTTACCAAGGTTATGCGAACATTGCCTAAATCCTGCTTGCGTTGCATCTTGCCCAAGTGGAGCGATGTATAAACGTGATGAAGATGGCATTGTATTAGTTGACCAAGAAGCTTGTCGTGGTTGGCGCTATTGTATGTCTGGCTGTCCATATAAAAAAGTATATTTCAATTGGAAAACAAACAAAGCTGAGAAATGTACCTTTTGCTTTCCTCGCGTTGAAGCAGGTCTCCCTACTGTCTGTTCTGAAACTTGCACTGGCCGGATTCGCTATTTAGGCGTTATGTTATATGATGCGGATCGTGTAAAAGAAGCTGCTGAAACTAAAAATGAACAAGAACTGTATGAAGCGCAACTGGATCTTTTTCTTGACCCAAATGATCCAGCAATTATTAAACAAGCACGACTTGATGGAATTGCTGAAGATTGGCTTGAAGCTGCTCAAAATTCACCCGTTTATAAAATGGCCAAAGAATATAAGATTGCTTTCCCGCTACACCCAGAATATCGCACAATGCCAATGGTTTGGTATGTCCCACCACTTTCACCAATCATGAATTATTTTGAAGGTAAAGATTCAGTGAATAATCCGGATATGATTTTTCCAGCCATTGAAGAAATGCGCCTTCCTGTCGATTACTTGGCAAGTATTTTAACTGCCGGGAATCAAGAAGTTATAAAAGCCGCGTTAAAGAAAATGGCAATGATGCGTTTATATATGCGAGCTGTTTCATCTGGAAAAGAATTTGATGATGAAAAATTAGCGCGTGTCAATTTAACAAAAAAAGAAACGCAGAAAATGTATCGTTTACTTGCTATCGCTAAATATGAAGATCGCTTTGTCATTCCGTTAAATCACCGAGAAGAGCAGATTGATATGTATAGCGCACAAGGTAGCACAGGATATGAAAATGATGCATGTACTGGCTGTAGTTTAGCAAGTGAACACGCACCAATCCTAGAAGCACAAGCAAATGGCAAAGATCCCCAAGAAATCTATGAAGAGAGCTTTTACGGAGGTATTTGGCGTGATTGA
- the narJ gene encoding nitrate reductase molybdenum cofactor assembly chaperone, producing MIDSQKLNDKRPVFGKLSSLLSYPEKQILNEEFIFKQLDLAEKEASECLASFWQEMKLLSFTEIEEKYVTTFDFSKATTMYMTFYKFEDARERGQMLAKLKVLYEMFGLLAEDTELTDYLPLMLEFYEAGEWYSDERIQDIEVSIGVIEDGTYHLLNALQEEDHPYQYLIQAVRTEFKACLLHKGGTAC from the coding sequence GTGATTGACTCACAAAAATTGAATGATAAAAGACCTGTTTTTGGAAAGCTGTCAAGTTTATTAAGTTATCCTGAGAAGCAAATCTTAAACGAAGAATTTATTTTTAAGCAATTAGATCTCGCTGAAAAAGAAGCAAGCGAGTGTTTGGCTTCGTTTTGGCAAGAGATGAAGTTATTATCATTTACTGAAATAGAAGAAAAGTACGTAACAACGTTTGATTTTTCAAAGGCAACAACGATGTACATGACTTTTTATAAATTTGAAGATGCAAGAGAACGTGGACAAATGCTGGCTAAATTAAAAGTGCTTTATGAGATGTTTGGTTTGCTTGCTGAGGATACTGAATTGACGGACTATCTACCATTGATGCTTGAATTTTATGAAGCTGGAGAGTGGTATAGTGATGAGCGGATTCAAGATATTGAAGTTTCCATTGGTGTGATTGAAGATGGAACATATCACTTGCTTAATGCTTTACAAGAAGAAGATCATCCTTATCAGTATTTAATTCAGGCAGTTCGAACTGAATTTAAGGCTTGTTTGTTGCATAAAGGAGGGACAGCATGTTAA
- the narI gene encoding respiratory nitrate reductase subunit gamma, whose protein sequence is MLNEFLWVVSPYLVLASFIVGHIFRYRYDQFSVTAKSSEFIEKKQLMVGSMLFHIGIIFVVGGHFVGLIIPESWTNAVGISEHMYHLVAVLVGSVFGIMAFIGMFLLTFRRLGNRNVRRLSSATDIIVNLTLVLTLILGILSTLLTDHMHPGFNYRENIAVWFRQIFLLHPDMNLMTNVPLLFKLHIISAFIIFALFPYTRLVHAWSVPLGYVKRSYIVTRI, encoded by the coding sequence ATGTTAAATGAATTTTTATGGGTGGTATCACCTTATCTCGTGCTTGCTAGTTTTATTGTCGGTCATATTTTCCGTTATCGTTATGATCAGTTTAGCGTAACAGCAAAATCAAGCGAGTTTATTGAGAAGAAGCAATTGATGGTCGGGAGTATGTTATTCCATATAGGGATCATCTTTGTTGTTGGTGGCCATTTTGTTGGGCTTATCATTCCTGAATCTTGGACAAATGCAGTTGGGATTAGTGAGCATATGTATCATCTTGTTGCTGTTCTAGTTGGTAGTGTATTTGGGATTATGGCATTTATCGGCATGTTTTTATTAACATTTAGAAGACTAGGGAATCGCAATGTGAGGCGACTTAGTTCAGCAACAGATATTATTGTTAATTTGACACTTGTGCTTACTTTAATTTTAGGTATTTTGAGTACATTATTAACAGATCACATGCATCCAGGCTTTAATTACCGAGAAAATATTGCTGTTTGGTTTAGACAGATCTTTTTACTCCATCCAGATATGAATTTAATGACAAATGTGCCTCTTCTTTTTAAGTTGCACATCATTAGCGCATTTATCATTTTTGCTCTTTTCCCGTATACGAGGCTTGTCCATGCATGGAGTGTCCCGCTTGGCTATGTTAAGCGCAGTTATATTGTAACTAGAATATAG
- a CDS encoding GAF domain-containing protein, with protein MVDSLEQLITDSLMDTRLDYAFDFLGIAINTKESNQKVIKWKYVSGNRNNRYQKIVLQVGKGFAGIVWKTARPMIVTNFKEELAGPLEEFPIAITENLASLIAVPVLSEQEVIAVLVGGYRKVTEMDDSLMHVLNKTANGLVATIIELKK; from the coding sequence ATGGTAGACAGCCTTGAGCAACTCATCACAGATTCATTAATGGATACACGACTTGACTATGCCTTTGATTTTTTAGGCATAGCCATCAATACGAAAGAATCTAATCAAAAAGTTATTAAGTGGAAATACGTTTCAGGTAATCGTAATAATCGCTATCAAAAAATAGTGCTTCAAGTTGGTAAAGGCTTTGCAGGGATTGTATGGAAAACTGCTAGACCAATGATTGTTACTAATTTTAAAGAAGAATTAGCAGGCCCACTTGAAGAATTTCCGATCGCGATCACAGAAAACCTGGCATCACTTATTGCTGTTCCAGTTTTATCGGAGCAGGAAGTTATTGCTGTCCTTGTTGGCGGCTACCGGAAAGTAACAGAGATGGATGATAGTCTGATGCATGTGCTTAACAAGACTGCAAATGGACTTGTTGCAACAATTATAGAATTAAAAAAATAA
- a CDS encoding sensor histidine kinase encodes MGKISNEQKLTNLFFEQTSDAIFFVDANQEIINKNKAAERLLAEHHVKIQDFIDFCVICKGYTSINDEKTCHDCFIKRRERGEAFQIFVKHKEKGEIPYSASFTLMDAEQGIGVLSLRNLTEQQETAELLQKKTLTKYVMNAHEAERKKLSRELHDGLAQEMYSALMEVRKLKYMEKGLTFNEQMEGIESFISTILDDIRNMAVELRPSALDDLGLFSALKSYCKRYEQIFGVQVALISNVHHERFSSAIETMLYRVAQESLTNAAKYADVDEIIVTLRKRDNTLLLEIIDEGCGFSTEDIEIKGTGLGLMNMQERVELLGGKCTIHSEIGNGTQISVLIPIS; translated from the coding sequence TTGGGAAAAATTTCAAATGAACAAAAATTAACGAATTTGTTTTTTGAACAGACAAGTGATGCCATTTTTTTCGTTGATGCAAATCAAGAAATTATCAATAAAAATAAAGCTGCAGAAAGACTTTTAGCTGAACACCATGTTAAAATACAAGACTTCATTGATTTTTGTGTGATTTGTAAAGGCTATACATCAATTAATGATGAAAAAACTTGTCATGATTGTTTTATCAAAAGACGTGAAAGAGGAGAAGCTTTTCAAATTTTTGTTAAGCATAAAGAAAAAGGTGAAATCCCTTATAGTGCTTCTTTTACATTAATGGATGCAGAGCAAGGGATTGGCGTGCTCTCGTTAAGAAATTTAACTGAACAACAAGAAACAGCAGAGTTACTTCAAAAGAAAACATTAACAAAGTATGTAATGAACGCCCATGAAGCTGAACGAAAAAAACTATCACGTGAGTTGCATGATGGCTTGGCGCAGGAAATGTATAGTGCCTTAATGGAAGTTCGCAAACTAAAATATATGGAAAAAGGTCTTACTTTCAATGAACAAATGGAAGGCATCGAAAGCTTTATTTCTACAATTTTAGATGATATCCGTAACATGGCTGTTGAATTACGCCCATCAGCACTTGATGATTTAGGTCTGTTTTCGGCATTGAAATCTTATTGCAAACGCTATGAGCAAATCTTTGGTGTTCAAGTAGCACTTATTTCTAATGTTCACCATGAACGTTTTTCTAGCGCAATTGAAACGATGCTTTATCGTGTGGCTCAAGAATCATTAACGAATGCTGCTAAATATGCGGATGTAGACGAGATCATCGTTACACTTAGAAAACGCGACAATACCTTGTTACTTGAAATTATTGATGAGGGTTGCGGTTTTTCAACAGAGGATATTGAAATAAAAGGCACTGGACTTGGCTTAATGAATATGCAGGAACGAGTAGAGCTTCTTGGGGGGAAATGTACCATTCATTCAGAAATTGGGAATGGTACGCAGATTTCTGTTTTAATCCCCATTAGTTAG
- a CDS encoding response regulator transcription factor yields the protein MIRIMLVDDHAVVRRGLSYIINAQKDMEVVSDAADGLEAVMEMERTQADVILMDLSMPPGENGLVTTRKIKENYPDVKVLIMTMHDDEEYLFRALRLGASGYLLKNAKDDEMIEAIRAVYNSGIYIHPKVAPALVREFILKNEVEEKVDSYQLLSRREQEILPLIALGYRNKEIAEKLFISVKTVEAHKTNIMNKLGFEKRTDIVHYAIKKNLIDF from the coding sequence ATGATTCGAATCATGCTTGTTGATGATCATGCGGTTGTTAGGCGCGGGCTATCTTATATTATTAATGCGCAAAAAGATATGGAAGTTGTCAGTGATGCTGCAGACGGACTTGAAGCTGTAATGGAAATGGAGCGTACGCAAGCAGACGTCATTTTGATGGACCTTAGCATGCCTCCCGGTGAAAATGGTTTAGTGACAACAAGGAAAATTAAGGAAAACTACCCTGATGTAAAAGTTTTAATTATGACAATGCACGATGACGAAGAATATTTATTCCGAGCATTAAGACTTGGCGCATCAGGTTATTTGCTAAAAAATGCCAAAGATGACGAAATGATCGAAGCCATTCGTGCTGTTTATAATAGTGGTATTTATATCCATCCTAAAGTAGCACCGGCACTTGTCCGTGAATTTATTTTGAAAAATGAAGTAGAGGAAAAAGTGGATTCTTATCAACTCTTATCTCGCCGTGAGCAAGAAATTCTACCACTAATCGCTTTAGGCTATCGCAATAAAGAAATTGCTGAAAAACTATTTATTTCGGTAAAAACAGTAGAGGCGCACAAAACAAATATTATGAATAAATTAGGTTTTGAAAAACGCACGGATATAGTTCATTACGCAATTAAAAAGAATTTAATTGATTTTTAA